The DNA region AAATGGAATCATTGTTTTCGCTGATTGTGCTTTAAATCCGGAACCTAATGCCGAACAGCTTGCCGATGTTGCTATCGCCAGTGCTGCCACAGGAAAAGCACTAGTTGGTTTTGAACCTAAAGTAGCTATGTTGTCTTTTTCAACCAAAGGGAGTGCCAAACATCCTTTAGTTGATAAAGTAACAGAAGCAACTAAAATTGCCCAAAAAAAGAAACCGGATCTACTTATTGATGGAGAGCTTCAGGCTGATGCCGCGTTAATTCCCTCAATCGGAGAGCGAAAAGCTCCCAACAGTAAAATCGCCGGAAAAGCTAATGTCCTGATATTTCCCGATCTAAATTCTGGAAATATTGCCTATAAATTAACAGAAAGATTAGCCAAAGCAGAGGCTATAGGACCAGTTTCTCAGGGGATGAGAAAACCGGTTAATGATCTCTCTCGTGGTTGTAGTGCAGAAGATATAGTCAATGTGGTAGCAATTACCGTATTACAAGCAGGAGAGGTATAAACATTAGCCGTCAGTAAATAAAGTTTTAATTTTTAAGCTGCATATGTTAATCGAAGATTTATTATATTTTGAACTAAATATTGACCCTATTCATTATCGACTAATTTAATGGGAGAATTGGGGAATTGGTCAACAAGTTAAACTAAATTTTTAGAAACGAATTAGCAAGTTAAAATAA from Candidatus Atribacteria bacterium includes:
- a CDS encoding phosphate acetyltransferase → MKLSQLIREKAKKNPKIIVLPEGEEPRMIKAAETIIKEGFADLILLGREKNIKSIAKELGIELSSKIKVILPKESDKLKEYAESYYQLRKNKGIKIDEAYKLMEDPLYFGALMVYHDDADGLVAGSINATGDVFRPALQTIKTAPGINIVSSSFVMVVPDCSYGENGIIVFADCALNPEPNAEQLADVAIASAATGKALVGFEPKVAMLSFSTKGSAKHPLVDKVTEATKIAQKKKPDLLIDGELQADAALIPSIGERKAPNSKIAGKANVLIFPDLNSGNIAYKLTERLAKAEAIGPVSQGMRKPVNDLSRGCSAEDIVNVVAITVLQAGEV